From one Rhopalosiphum padi isolate XX-2018 chromosome 2, ASM2088224v1, whole genome shotgun sequence genomic stretch:
- the LOC132920214 gene encoding copper-transporting ATPase 1 isoform X4, with protein MGFLVSFEPETQTEVTIQVEGMKCNSCVKKIEGNLKEKNGIFNVQVNLEQKCANIVYDSNAISVFELQSLIAELGFTVPIHQTTTVIKIDGMSCKNCVRNIESKIGALNGVVSVSVSLEQKEATIVHRPGDINASQLASAISNLSTKFKVSLNDQKVEAPSNVFSMFVPEDEYSKTYLNIKGMTCASCVIAIEKHCLKIKGVKSVLVALMAAKAEVQYDSTLVQPEDVANSITDLGFPCNVLADTNSRITQTEFRIGGMTCSSCVNKIESNLMKLKGVQKAIVALTTQKGVITYDCDLISPRDIADHIVSLGFTADLVNNKDRGDRSYLNHSEEIKKWRNSFFVSLLFGGPCMIAMTYFMMGMTFNFIDHSSMCCIIPGLSLENLIMFLLSTPVQFIGGWHFHVQAWKAIRHYTTNMDVLVSVATTISYVYSVIVVLIAITETPAKHTSPMTFFDTPPMLFVFISLGRWMEHIAKGKTSEALSKLLSLKATDALLVTITDDFKILSEKEINVDLVKRGDILKVLPSTKVPVDGKVIHGRSACDESLITGESMPVNKKPSSLIIGGSLNQTAPLLMVATHTGEATMLAQIVRLVEQAQTSKAPIQQFADRIAGYFVPAVVAISTITLVSWLFIGRYYTKYLPISDDEKYGPDGWENAIQYSFRCALSVLAIACPCALGLATPTAVMVGTGIGALNGILIKGADALENAHKVKYVVFDKTGTITYGKPTVSRICLFVDDMICSLSLLLSIVANAEVSSEHPLASALVKFIKEMFKSEISGKCERFQSVAGCGIKCVVSHIDDLFKNGTKSDFIMNYQNHIRSGVNESSFEFNNVIVELVIGKSTTQVQSIQLHKLLDINEEKKPNETKYEVLIGNREWMFRNGVNLSKEVNFKMISEETLGHTAILCAINGLLVAAISVSDMVKPEAHLAVYTLMKRGYQVMLLTGDNRKTASAVAKQVGIQKVFAEVLPSHKVAKIRALQEKGIRVAMVGDGVNDSPALAQANVGIAISSGTDVAVEAADVVLMRNDLLDVVSCFDLSNKTVRRIRLNFLFASMYNLIGIPIAAGVFSPLGITLQPWMAAAAMALSSVSVVGSSLLLKIYKKPTSATLTTPEYLSRSQTELDTISLHRGLDDIEPSIMIRASTSSTISKYLCFRLLMGKTTVSEAENQLLNSYEDMDDHNIGTFVERTKSINA; from the exons atgggcTTTCTTGTATCTTTTGAGCCAGAAACACAAACTGAAGTCACCATACAAGTGGAAGGCATGAAATGTAAttcatgtgtaaaaaaaattgaaggcaatcttaaagaaaaaaatggcaTATTTAACGTTCaa GTGAATCTTGAACAAAAATGTGCTAACATCGTATACGATTCAAATGCAATATCAGTTTTTGAACTCCAATCATTAATAGCAGAATTGGGTTTCACTGTACCAATTCACCAAACTACtactgtaataaaaattgatGGAATGTCTTGCAAGAATTGTGTGCGAAATATTGAAA GTAAAATTGGTGCGTTGAATGGAGTTGTATCAGTATCTGTTAGCTTGGAACAAAAAGAAGCAACTATTGTCCATCGGCCTGGGGACATAAATGCTTCACAATTAGCATCAGCTATATCAAATTTGTCTACAAAATTTAAGGTTTCTTTAAACGATCAAAAAGTTGAAGCACCTAGTAATGTGTTTAGTATGTTTGTTCCTGAAGATGAGTACAGTAAAACATATCTAAACATCAAAGGCATGACATGTGCATCTTGTGTGATTGCTATTGAAAAACACTGTCTTAAAAttaaag GTGTTAAAAGTGTGTTAGTTGCACTAATGGCTGCAAAAGCCGAAGTACAGTATGATTCTACTTTAGTACAACCTGAAGATGTGGCTAATTCTATTACTGATTTAGGCTTTCCTTGTAATGTTTTAGCTGACACAAACTCACGTATTACTCAGACTGAATTtaga attggtGGTATGACATGTTCATCTTGCGTCAATAAAATTGAATCAAATTTAATGAAACTGAAAGGAGTACAAAAAGCTATAGTTGCACTCACAACTCAAAAAGGGGTAATTACTTACGATTGTGATCTAATTAGTCCACGAGATATTGCTGACCATATTGTTAGCCTAGGATTTACTGCTGACCTAGTTAACAATAAAGATAGGGGGGATCGCAGTTATTTGAATCATAG cgaagaaataaaaaaatggcgaaattcattttttgtatcTTTATTGTTTGGTGGTCCATGCATGATTGCTATGACTTATTTCATGATGGGTATGACATTTAACTTTATTGATCATTCTTCTATGTGCTGTATAATTCCTGGGCTTTCTCTTGAAAATTTGATAATGTTTCTGTTATCTACTCCAGTTCAG tttattgGAGGTTGGCATTTTCATGTACAAGCTTGGAAAGCTATACGCCATTATACTACCAATATGGATGTTCTTGTATCAGTAGCCACCACCATTTCTTATGTATACTCAGTCATTGTTGTACTTATTGCGATCACTGAAACACCAGCTAAACACACTAGTCCAATGACTTTCTTTGATACACCGcccatgttatttgtgtttatatcACTTGGTCGATGGATGGAACATATTGCAAAG GGAAAAACATCTGAGGCTCTTTCCAAATTGTTATCCTTAAAAGCTACCGATGCTCTGTTGGTGACCATTACTGatgactttaaaatattaagtgaaAAAGAAATTAATGTTGATCTAGTTAAACGAGGAGATATTCttaag gtATTACCCAGTACAAAAGTTCCAGTTGATGGAAAAGTTATTCATGGGCGATCAGCTTGTGATGAATCTTTGATTACTGGAGAGTCTATGCCAGTGAACAAAAAgccaa gtAGCTTAATAATAGGAGGTTCATTAAATCAGACAGCTCCTCTACTGATGGTTGCTACACACACAGGAGAAGCAACCATGTTAGCTCAAATTGTACGACTAGTTGAGCAAGCTCAAACATCTAAAGCTCCAATACAGCAATTTGCTGATCGTATTGCTGGTTATTTTGTTCCTGCTGTAGTAGCAATATCCACTATCACACTTGTGTCGTGGCTTTTCATTGGtcgttattatactaaatatctacctatttcg gatGATGAAAAATATGGTCCAGATGGATGGGAAAATGCTATTCAATACTCATTTAGATGTGCATTGAGTGTTCTTGCCATTGCTTGTCCGTGTGCTCTTGGCTTAGCGACTCCAACTGCTGTTATGGTTGGAACTGGTATTGGTGCTCTTAATGGTATACTGATTAAAGGTGCTGACGCTTTAGAAAATGCTCATAAG GTCAAGTACGTAGTATTTGATAAAACTGGTACTATAACATATGGAAAACCCACCGTATCGAGGATTTGTCTGTTTGTAGACGACATGATTTGTTCACTTAGTCTATTATTATCCATAGTTGCTAACGCCGAAGTTAGTAGTGAACATCCTTTAGCTTctg CACTGGTGAAATTCATAAAAGAAATGTTTAAATCTGAGATATCTGGAAAATGTGAACGTTTTCAATCTGTTGCTGGATGTGGTATTAAATGTGTTGTGTCCCATattgatgatttatttaaaaatggaacTAAATCAGATTTCATTATGAATTACCAAAACCATATAAG AAGTGGAGTGAATGAATCATCATTTGAATTTAACAACGTAATTGTTGAACTGGTTATAGGAAAATCAACTACTCAAGTTCAATCAATACAATTACATAAATTGTTAGAtattaatgaagaaaaaaaaccaaatgaaaccaaatatgaa gtattAATTGGTAATCGTGAATGGATGTTTAGAAATGGTGTTAATTTATCAAaagaagttaattttaaaatgatcagtGAAGAAACCCTAGGCCATACAGCAATCTTGTGTGCCATTAAtg GTTTATTGGTAGCAGCAATCAGTGTATCAGATATGGTTAAACCTGAAGCTCATCTAGCTGTTTATACATTGATGAAGCGTGGCTATCAAGTAATGTTATTGACTGGAGACAATAGGAAAACAGCCAGTGCAGTAGCAAAACAAGTAGGAATACAAAAGGTGTTTGCTGAAGTATTACCATCACATAAAGTAGCCAAAATCAGAGCTCTACAAGAAAAGGGTATACGAGTTGCGATGGTTGGTGATGGAGTTAATGACTCTCCAGCCCTAGCACAAGCAAATGTTGGTATTGCTATTTCTTCAGGTACAGACGTGGCTGTTGAAGCAGCAGATGTAGTCCTAATGAGA AATGATCTTCTTGACGTTGTCAGTTGTTTTGACTTGTCCAATAAAACAGTCCGACGAATTCGACTTAACTTTTTATTTGctagtatgtataatttaattggtATTCCAATTGCTGCGGGTGTGTTTAGTCCTTTAGGCATCACATTAcaa CCATGGATGGCAGCAGCTGCAATGGCATTAAGTTCAGTATCTGTTGTTGGATCTTCGCTTTTACTTAAGAT ctatAAAAAACCAACTTCAGCCACTTTAACTACCCCAGAATATTTGTCAAGATCTCAAACTGAACTTGATACAATTTCCTTACATAGAGGATTGGATGATATAGAACCATCAATTATGATAAGAGCATCAACGTCTTCGACAATATCTAA gtATTTATGTTTCAGACTACTTATGGGAAAGACAACTGTTTCTGAAGCCGAAAATCAATTGTTAAACTCTTACGAAGACATGGATGACCATAATATAGGAACTTTTGTTGAAAGAACGAAGAGCATAAATGCTTGA
- the LOC132920214 gene encoding copper-transporting ATPase 1 isoform X3: protein MAYSLLINDDYGCLPASNISDELIDSETFERHKTIILTVVSRAAEAASVILDQTGIIQVVTIGQNYIRVIYDINQTNFSIFVEVLKKMGFLVSFEPETQTEVTIQVEGMKCNSCVKKIEGNLKEKNGIFNVQVNLEQKCANIVYDSNAISVFELQSLIAELGFTVPIHQTTTVIKIDGMSCKNCVRNIESKIGALNGVVSVSVSLEQKEATIVHRPGDINASQLASAISNLSTKFKVSLNDQKVEAPSNVFSMFVPEDEYSKTYLNIKGMTCASCVIAIEKHCLKIKGVKSVLVALMAAKAEVQYDSTLVQPEDVANSITDLGFPCNVLADTNSRITQTEFRIGGMTCSSCVNKIESNLMKLKGVQKAIVALTTQKGVITYDCDLISPRDIADHIVSLGFTADLVNNKDRGDRSYLNHSEEIKKWRNSFFVSLLFGGPCMIAMTYFMMGMTFNFIDHSSMCCIIPGLSLENLIMFLLSTPVQFIGGWHFHVQAWKAIRHYTTNMDVLVSVATTISYVYSVIVVLIAITETPAKHTSPMTFFDTPPMLFVFISLGRWMEHIAKGKTSEALSKLLSLKATDALLVTITDDFKILSEKEINVDLVKRGDILKVLPSTKVPVDGKVIHGRSACDESLITGESMPVNKKPSSLIIGGSLNQTAPLLMVATHTGEATMLAQIVRLVEQAQTSKAPIQQFADRIAGYFVPAVVAISTITLVSWLFIGRYYTKYLPISDDEKYGPDGWENAIQYSFRCALSVLAIACPCALGLATPTAVMVGTGIGALNGILIKGADALENAHKVKYVVFDKTGTITYGKPTVSRICLFVDDMICSLSLLLSIVANAEVSSEHPLASALVKFIKEMFKSEISGKCERFQSVAGCGIKCVVSHIDDLFKNGTKSDFIMNYQNHIRSGVNESSFEFNNVIVELVIGKSTTQVQSIQLHKLLDINEEKKPNETKYEVLIGNREWMFRNGVNLSKEVNFKMISEETLGHTAILCAINGLLVAAISVSDMVKPEAHLAVYTLMKRGYQVMLLTGDNRKTASAVAKQVGIQKVFAEVLPSHKVAKIRALQEKGIRVAMVGDGVNDSPALAQANVGIAISSGTDVAVEAADVVLMRNDLLDVVSCFDLSNKTVRRIRLNFLFASMYNLIGIPIAAGVFSPLGITLQPWMAAAAMALSSVSVVGSSLLLKIYKKPTSATLTTPEYLSRSQTELDTISLHRGLDDIEPSIMIRASTSSTISKYLCFRLLMGKTTVSEAENQLLNSYEDMDDHNIGTFVERTKSINA, encoded by the exons atggcatatTCTTTATTGATTAATGATGATTATGGCTG tttaccaGCTAGTAACATATCAGATGAATTAATTGACTCAGAGACATTTGAAAGacacaaaactataatattaactgtGGTTTCACGAGCCGCTGAAGCAGCCAGTGTGATACTTGACCAAACTGGTATAATCCag GTTGTAACAATTGGCCAAAACTATATACgtgttatatatgatataaaccAAACAAATTTCTCAATATTTgttgaagtattaaaaaaaatgggcTTTCTTGTATCTTTTGAGCCAGAAACACAAACTGAAGTCACCATACAAGTGGAAGGCATGAAATGTAAttcatgtgtaaaaaaaattgaaggcaatcttaaagaaaaaaatggcaTATTTAACGTTCaa GTGAATCTTGAACAAAAATGTGCTAACATCGTATACGATTCAAATGCAATATCAGTTTTTGAACTCCAATCATTAATAGCAGAATTGGGTTTCACTGTACCAATTCACCAAACTACtactgtaataaaaattgatGGAATGTCTTGCAAGAATTGTGTGCGAAATATTGAAA GTAAAATTGGTGCGTTGAATGGAGTTGTATCAGTATCTGTTAGCTTGGAACAAAAAGAAGCAACTATTGTCCATCGGCCTGGGGACATAAATGCTTCACAATTAGCATCAGCTATATCAAATTTGTCTACAAAATTTAAGGTTTCTTTAAACGATCAAAAAGTTGAAGCACCTAGTAATGTGTTTAGTATGTTTGTTCCTGAAGATGAGTACAGTAAAACATATCTAAACATCAAAGGCATGACATGTGCATCTTGTGTGATTGCTATTGAAAAACACTGTCTTAAAAttaaag GTGTTAAAAGTGTGTTAGTTGCACTAATGGCTGCAAAAGCCGAAGTACAGTATGATTCTACTTTAGTACAACCTGAAGATGTGGCTAATTCTATTACTGATTTAGGCTTTCCTTGTAATGTTTTAGCTGACACAAACTCACGTATTACTCAGACTGAATTtaga attggtGGTATGACATGTTCATCTTGCGTCAATAAAATTGAATCAAATTTAATGAAACTGAAAGGAGTACAAAAAGCTATAGTTGCACTCACAACTCAAAAAGGGGTAATTACTTACGATTGTGATCTAATTAGTCCACGAGATATTGCTGACCATATTGTTAGCCTAGGATTTACTGCTGACCTAGTTAACAATAAAGATAGGGGGGATCGCAGTTATTTGAATCATAG cgaagaaataaaaaaatggcgaaattcattttttgtatcTTTATTGTTTGGTGGTCCATGCATGATTGCTATGACTTATTTCATGATGGGTATGACATTTAACTTTATTGATCATTCTTCTATGTGCTGTATAATTCCTGGGCTTTCTCTTGAAAATTTGATAATGTTTCTGTTATCTACTCCAGTTCAG tttattgGAGGTTGGCATTTTCATGTACAAGCTTGGAAAGCTATACGCCATTATACTACCAATATGGATGTTCTTGTATCAGTAGCCACCACCATTTCTTATGTATACTCAGTCATTGTTGTACTTATTGCGATCACTGAAACACCAGCTAAACACACTAGTCCAATGACTTTCTTTGATACACCGcccatgttatttgtgtttatatcACTTGGTCGATGGATGGAACATATTGCAAAG GGAAAAACATCTGAGGCTCTTTCCAAATTGTTATCCTTAAAAGCTACCGATGCTCTGTTGGTGACCATTACTGatgactttaaaatattaagtgaaAAAGAAATTAATGTTGATCTAGTTAAACGAGGAGATATTCttaag gtATTACCCAGTACAAAAGTTCCAGTTGATGGAAAAGTTATTCATGGGCGATCAGCTTGTGATGAATCTTTGATTACTGGAGAGTCTATGCCAGTGAACAAAAAgccaa gtAGCTTAATAATAGGAGGTTCATTAAATCAGACAGCTCCTCTACTGATGGTTGCTACACACACAGGAGAAGCAACCATGTTAGCTCAAATTGTACGACTAGTTGAGCAAGCTCAAACATCTAAAGCTCCAATACAGCAATTTGCTGATCGTATTGCTGGTTATTTTGTTCCTGCTGTAGTAGCAATATCCACTATCACACTTGTGTCGTGGCTTTTCATTGGtcgttattatactaaatatctacctatttcg gatGATGAAAAATATGGTCCAGATGGATGGGAAAATGCTATTCAATACTCATTTAGATGTGCATTGAGTGTTCTTGCCATTGCTTGTCCGTGTGCTCTTGGCTTAGCGACTCCAACTGCTGTTATGGTTGGAACTGGTATTGGTGCTCTTAATGGTATACTGATTAAAGGTGCTGACGCTTTAGAAAATGCTCATAAG GTCAAGTACGTAGTATTTGATAAAACTGGTACTATAACATATGGAAAACCCACCGTATCGAGGATTTGTCTGTTTGTAGACGACATGATTTGTTCACTTAGTCTATTATTATCCATAGTTGCTAACGCCGAAGTTAGTAGTGAACATCCTTTAGCTTctg CACTGGTGAAATTCATAAAAGAAATGTTTAAATCTGAGATATCTGGAAAATGTGAACGTTTTCAATCTGTTGCTGGATGTGGTATTAAATGTGTTGTGTCCCATattgatgatttatttaaaaatggaacTAAATCAGATTTCATTATGAATTACCAAAACCATATAAG AAGTGGAGTGAATGAATCATCATTTGAATTTAACAACGTAATTGTTGAACTGGTTATAGGAAAATCAACTACTCAAGTTCAATCAATACAATTACATAAATTGTTAGAtattaatgaagaaaaaaaaccaaatgaaaccaaatatgaa gtattAATTGGTAATCGTGAATGGATGTTTAGAAATGGTGTTAATTTATCAAaagaagttaattttaaaatgatcagtGAAGAAACCCTAGGCCATACAGCAATCTTGTGTGCCATTAAtg GTTTATTGGTAGCAGCAATCAGTGTATCAGATATGGTTAAACCTGAAGCTCATCTAGCTGTTTATACATTGATGAAGCGTGGCTATCAAGTAATGTTATTGACTGGAGACAATAGGAAAACAGCCAGTGCAGTAGCAAAACAAGTAGGAATACAAAAGGTGTTTGCTGAAGTATTACCATCACATAAAGTAGCCAAAATCAGAGCTCTACAAGAAAAGGGTATACGAGTTGCGATGGTTGGTGATGGAGTTAATGACTCTCCAGCCCTAGCACAAGCAAATGTTGGTATTGCTATTTCTTCAGGTACAGACGTGGCTGTTGAAGCAGCAGATGTAGTCCTAATGAGA AATGATCTTCTTGACGTTGTCAGTTGTTTTGACTTGTCCAATAAAACAGTCCGACGAATTCGACTTAACTTTTTATTTGctagtatgtataatttaattggtATTCCAATTGCTGCGGGTGTGTTTAGTCCTTTAGGCATCACATTAcaa CCATGGATGGCAGCAGCTGCAATGGCATTAAGTTCAGTATCTGTTGTTGGATCTTCGCTTTTACTTAAGAT ctatAAAAAACCAACTTCAGCCACTTTAACTACCCCAGAATATTTGTCAAGATCTCAAACTGAACTTGATACAATTTCCTTACATAGAGGATTGGATGATATAGAACCATCAATTATGATAAGAGCATCAACGTCTTCGACAATATCTAA gtATTTATGTTTCAGACTACTTATGGGAAAGACAACTGTTTCTGAAGCCGAAAATCAATTGTTAAACTCTTACGAAGACATGGATGACCATAATATAGGAACTTTTGTTGAAAGAACGAAGAGCATAAATGCTTGA